Proteins from a single region of Coregonus clupeaformis isolate EN_2021a chromosome 19, ASM2061545v1, whole genome shotgun sequence:
- the map1ab gene encoding microtubule-associated protein 1A, producing the protein MEGVTEFTEYISETVDVPSPFDLLEPPTSGGFLKLSRPCCYIFPGGRGDSALFAVNGFNILVDGGSERKSCFWKLVRHLDRIDSILLTHIGADNLPGINGLLQRKIAEQEEEQSQGSTTYSDWMKNLISPELGVIFFNVPEKLRMPESNLKVKRSIEEASLTLQYLNKLGIKPEPLCRLVSNTIEPFTLFHKMGVGKLDMYVLNPVKDSKEMQFLMQKWAGNSKAKTGIVLPNGKEGEISVPYLTSVTALVVWLPANPAEKIVRVLFPGNAPQNKILEGLEKLKHLDFLRYPVATQKDIASGAPPSVVKHTKLKQRTDSKESLKSSPKPTKAPKKEADDEVSAATEAKSDSVKENKIEKKEKKLKENEKPTKILKSKTDVTEKKKLLKEKSLKKHSKERASKMDEKKDKEKKEVKKVDTAKREEKKDPKVDKRKDKSKSELRKITKPDLKPLTPEVRKTLHRAKVSSKPKTDKSKVKAAKAEPAEPKPEEPAAETIQPEPLQNGAVEGISASSTPEDLTKDFVELKQDEVSSEPPESAVETPAEESMAESPTQEEKEQETVSQTPPGTKSPEKGVATAESQSKEDKLTQEHKEELQAEDVELYEDEGAAVEDDEEEEKEGPIAERKTFQEEEDMGIGEEEDDAKDDVKDNELDRKHEVEEMEKAEKPSAMAVTEEESRKTPSQEEKEEEDEHVVEKAELEEVEDLDMIADEEVKIKPEAGEKETLAKNRESKTVKHTAEAKKEDEEDEEGYISNVGGATVDIVSTLQGTLAAEPISLIQDETIPGYSETEQTISDEEVHEEAEDRILNLQYEVAAYDISVPDQTGSFDTIHGMKEMQASAMADVTAKGLISGQEQVSVFTNIIAAPLAEEEHVSSATSITEYDKLSSFPTSIAEDQSVASVTTPQTEETGKSSLLLDTVNSVPLAIPTEATHGKEHLHSAGTISPTSSLEEDKCMKSHPSEECLLVISDLKTEAKVIKSHDEEAEEDEDQTLNINISLGKLQESYASPQILQDRERDVEKLPASESPVSKPVQDLKLDHLPVEEVQLFKSKEDILTVVPSKPLSPPLSFSKPFRSDSVTSEGEERCCSPDDSTVRMASPTQSGPPSATHSPTHSPLHQSPVEEKTQGFPGLEHQTQEDLHDSATKTEDKDAKKDQAEKEDKVDKNQKLDADIKNVESDTLPSVEKSFKKDLPVTKVEEKCGLSPSKDEMQQKHETTPLTSESVTGKDEASVSGKESLTVDIYSGKAILKHSDEEDDDHQQKESNVCSKAKFPKEKESSFLDYDEGEDDDDNDSSDVKPLKQDMKEKETEKYDFYEAEPIKEAKKETEKVGTTEAEPIKEDKDEKVKEKDDIHEAEPIKEAKKETEKVGTTEAEPIKVDKDEKVKEKDDIHEAEPIKEEKKETEKVGTTEAEPIKEDKDEKVKEKDDIHEAEPIKEEKKETEKVGTTEAEPIKEDKDEKVKEKDDIHEAEPIKEAKKETEKVGSTEAEPIKEDKDEKVKEKADIHEAEPIKEEKKETEKVGTTEAEPIKEDKDEKVKEKDDIHEAEPIKEAKKETGKVGTTEAEPIKEDKDEKVKEKDDIHEAEPIKEEKKETEKVGTTEAEPIKEEKKEKEGEKDDTFESEPTKEEKQKEIESIFTSKDELSSCISTFKVETASDFTTTEDNFVAEPMKDERDDTCKTDPFKEEKIEREHPLKSEPMKEEKIEKERDTFDSEQTKEEHREQEKDDMAESTTGVKKEKENNTFFEIDVSQEENMEKEKDDTYVAEVSKEQKMEKEKEKEDTSDFEDIKDEKREKDRDESYEAEPIKGEERAKENDTADTVKDEKSKKETGKYDSHEIEPTKEEKWETDKEEVQEKDLKEALQHSIQTTMVERIEVTSATKLESTFQVQYSDGDEEDEEEDEEESICMGGAGSRPLSVEPRQSEHDIISQDLLSTQSSENVLSDQMKDSHSEQTTGLVSTLPKRESSTDKDLKEQRKEQQHRLSPELERDIKTTETTSGPHPSQESTIGFPTLKEEPVSAMPTTKVEPASDYTTTDKQSIGSTLLSTDSQAMSSTLSNTDSQASVTESTQHETLLLSMTTSKEASNTDEKTKHVSPKEDEKPGKEAEREMEKEREVASPEHTQPCSYFVLDKDSEKVPEKVSHVDATEADSASEKVEGFDKMTTEKETVSVSLQGENLGFGVSKYEPYENTISKEQESDYKEDSEVSREFDRSTQIGIDDNRKNSQADAGAAALYSEDEEKEEPLSFSRVDYTPPPFTESERSLHCSSSAFTEHNDKEKGQEEESDRKEGQSTPHVENSFVYTETQDNKTTPAAEPCSFAFSLKEDEPEKVEDEMKDNIRSAPQTSTGEKDKTGASPSVEEYLPVQSGRKETASPSWSQSNTGDKASATAMPFEDIPEKQTTEKEKEKEKDEPVKDNMDSFDSERGDSPSGRYSPAEKDTLPHQALPKEMDNRAAAAPLAAYSGQLLDDNVLASECTQIGSSIASKSTMGYFEREDTPDSVDKRLLVVGENYDDNDEDDAEEEASDLDVEKGVREQSEKEICKTTLDGTTTSKLPVTKEEDKKTLSPEPEPSLLKKEEPSHSMNTSSPPLADTADSLLKNVVGASPLQSGSSTAIEQTGSGGYPSESSEYSEDSQLGLKEERFDSPDLSLPTKSSEDKHYSQGDIEADRQRTPDTTSRKPEEAPSCYFSSASAFLSTSHQLGEEIETPVRMSSGPYRTDSEGASFEYSLFKDEDSSAMHSTLSTSEVMLKDEYLEASEKLTSTTTATFSLTKVSPVLDTPAKDITEHDSSSSPEMDKGQTSDNFHKLEGIVETKTITSAGASEPPSSQLSKPAGTISTSGAFFEVSPLQSADSSDRESQGSAASKEFYTCKMEDSTLPCRIECQKFAVTEQEESMLSMAETYMVTINSSTTTTVSQSDVVTKPQRSTEASSNGPTEVSTSPQEVLSGASKAPFATTADLPETEQKKEEKETKDEKDKMVMKEEENKEIKVETLKEDTKMPEQKEEEKKETDEKTEVAGEKEKVEEKEKVEENKLEEKEKDGKAEEKKDKTDEKEKEMKKGEKMVERRRSSISDWELLQGPGACPSAPPPGYEDDEEEAYETEEAEEAEEEYGKKEWVTTGEPTPLSTAEHAHHTKASAKTDGESSCPTDLHMEATSTSPPGYSSCEFKHRKGEISPSFINPSPHALSSDDGEEDKGSDHSPEGDEDDREQHSVKRRSHKQKRHHIQSGAAGAGEGSHPVTIPPGGMATGLGVVLAGEETPPTSASDSLASQSDSDVPPETEECPSITAEGNLDSDEDAEHLPVDKLSASTTGGGPQPPSPRSDQAHDPPPAPMKDPLPHPPHPDVCMVDPEGLPDNQSSTEKMLKKDHKTTKSLRKGLGKPKSASPARKGKMSTTPVKQASKDSSPRSASLRRRDTERSSRLTWMSEGLGSKGDLHAPGKGLVNGVKSNLGTNSQKSSSAVPPGPPIYVDLAYVPNHCSAKNVDQEFFKRVRAAYYVVSGNDPAGGEPSRGVLDALLEGKAAWGSNLQVTLIPTHDTEVTRDWYQQTHEKQQDLNIMVLASSSTVVMQDESFPACKIEF; encoded by the exons ATGGAGGGAGTCACAGAGTTCACGGAGTACATCTCCGAGACGGTGGACGTGCCTTCTCCATTTGACCTCCTGGAGCCGCCCACATCTGGAGGCTTCCTGAAACTGTCCAGGCCCTGTTGCTACATCTTCCCTGGGGGGAGGGGCGACTCGGCCCTGTTCGCGGTCAACGGCTTCAACATCCTAGTAGATGGAGGCTCTGAACGGAAATCATGCTTCTGGAAGCTGGTCAGACACTTGGACCGCATCGACTCGATTCTACTCACTCACATTGGTGCAGACAATCTGCCAGGCATCAACGGGCTCCTTCAGAGGAAAATcgcagagcaggaggaggagcagtcacaaGGTTCCACCACCTACAGTGACTGGATGAAGAACCTGATCTCTCCAGAGCTTGGTGTGATCTTCTTCAATGTACCCGAAAAGCTACGTATGCCAGAATCAAACCTAAAGGTCAAGCGCAGCATCGAGGAGGCCTCCCTCACGTTGCAGTACCTCAACAAACTGGGAATAAAGCCGGAGCCTCTTTGTAGACTGGTCAGCAACACTATTGAGCCCTTCACTCTTTTTCATAAGATGGGAGTGGGCAAGTTAGACATGTATGTTCTGAACCCTGTCAAGGACAGTAAGGAGATGCAGTTTCTCATGCAGAAGTGGGCTGGTAACAGCAAGGCCAAAACAGGCATTGTGCTTCCCAATGGAAAAGAGGGAGAAATATCTGTACCTTACCTGACATCAGTTACAGCATTAGTTGTGTGGCTTCCTGCCAATCCTGCAGAAAAGATTGTCAGAGTGCTGTTCCCTGGAAACGCACCACAAAACAAAATCCTGGAGGGGCTAGAGAAATTAAAGCACCTTGACTTCTTGCGATACCCAGTAGCCACACAAAAAGACATAGCCTCAGGGGCTCCTCCCTCTGTTGTAAAACATACAAAGTTAAAGCAAAGGACAGACAGCAAAGAAAGTCTGAAATCATCTCCCAAGCCTACAAAAGCCCCTAAGAAAGAAGCAGATGATGAGGTATCGGCAGCCACAGAGGCAAAGAGTGACTCTGTAAAGGAGAACAAGATAGAGAAAAAGGAGAAGAAACTTAAAGAGAATGAAAAACCCACAAAAATACTAAAATCCAAGACTGATGTAACAGAAAAGAAAAAACTTTTAAAGGAGAAATCCTTGAAAAAACATTCAAAGGAAAGGGCATCCAAGATGGATGAGAAAAAAGACAAGGAAAAGAAAGAGGTCAAGAAAGTGGACACAGCtaaaagagaagagaaaaaaGACCCCAAAGTTGACAAGAGAAAGGATAAGTCTAAGTCAGAGTTGAGAAAGATAACAAAACCTGACTTAAAACCCCTCACACCAGAGGTCAGAAAGACCCTGCACAGGGCAAAAGTGTCAAGTAAACCCAAAACCGACAAAAGCAAAGTCAAAGCGGCCAAGGCAGAGCCGGCTGAACCCAAACCTGAGGAACCAGCAGCAGAGACCATTCAGCCTGAGCCACTACAGAATGGGGCTGTTGAGGGCATATCTGCTTCCTCCACTCCAGAGGATCTTACCAAGGATTTTGTGGAGTTAAAACAAGATGAGGTATCATCAGAGCCACCTGAGAGTGCAGTGGAGACACCAGCAGAGGAAAGCATGGCCGAATCCCCTACCCAGGAGGAGAAAGAACAGGAAACTGTCTCTCAAACTCCACCAGGCACAAAGTCTCCTGAGAAGGGAGTAGCCACAGCTGAATCTCAAAGCAAAGAGGACAAATTAACACAAGAGCATAAAGAAGAATTACAAGCAGAGGATGTGGAACTATATGAGGATGAGGGAGCTGCAGTTGAAGATGATGAGGAGGAAGAAAAAGAAGGCCCGATTGCAGAGAGGAAAACATTTCAGGAAGAGGAAGATATGGGGAtaggggaggaggaagatgatgcAAAAGATGATGTGAAGGATAACGAACTAGACAGGAAACATGAGGTGGAGGAAATGGAGAAAGCTGAAAAGCCCTCAGCTATGGCGGTAACAGAAGAGGAAAGCAGAAAGACTCCATcccaggaggagaaagaggaagaagATGAACATGTTGTTGAAAAGGCCGAGCTGGAAGAGGTAGAAGATTTAGACATGATAGCAGATGAAGAGGTCAAAATCAAACCTGAAGCGGGAGAGAAAGAAACATTGGCCAAGAACAGGGAAAGCAAAACTGTTAAACATACTGCTGAAGCCAAaaaggaggatgaggaagatgaAGAGGGCTACATCTCAAATGTGGGAGGCGCTACAGTTGACATAGTGTCAACACTGCAAGGAACGCTTGCAGCCGAGCCCATCTCCTTAATTCAAGACGAAACCATTCCCGGCTACTCTGAAACTGAACAGACCATCTCTGATGAGGAAGTTCACGAGGAGGCTGAAGATAGGATACTAAACCTCCAATACGAAGTGGCCGCATATGACATCTCTGTCCCAGATCAGACAGGCTCCTTTGACACCATCCATGGGATGAAGGAGATGCAAGCATCAGCTATGGCTGATGTAACAGCCAAAGGTTTAATTTCTGGACAGGAGCAAGTATCGGTATTCACTAACATCATTGCTGCTCCCTTGGCTGAGGAGGAACATGTTTCCTCAGCCACATCCATCACAGAGTATGATAAATTGTCCTCCTTCCCCACCTCTATTGCAGAGGACCAATCAGTGGCCTCCGTCACTACACCTCAGACTGAGGAAACAGGCAAAAGCTCTCTGCTTCTTGACACTGTTAATAGCGTTCCCCTGGCGATTCCAACTGAGGCCACACATGGGAAAGAACACTTACACTCTGCTGGGACCATCTCACCAACATCCTCCTTAGAGGAAGACAAGTGCATGAAGTCACATCCATCCGAAGAGTGCCTGCTTGTTATCTCTGATTTGAAGACAGAGGCTAAGGTCATCAAGAGTCATGATGAAGAGGCGGAAGAAGATGAGGACCAAACTCTTAACATTAACATTTCCCTTGGAAAACTCCAGGAGAGCTATGCCTCCCCTCAAATTCTCCAGGATAGAGAAAGGGATGTGGAAAAGCTCCCTGCTTCTGAGTCTCCTGTCTCCAAACCTGTTCAGGATTTGAAGCTGGATCACCTACCAGTTGAGGAGGTACAACTCTTTAAGTCCAAAGAAGACATCTTAACGGTGGTGCCTTCAAAACCCCTTTCACCACCACTCTCTTTCTCAAAGCCTTTTAGGTCAGACTCAGTTACTTCGGAAGGTGAAGAGCGATGCTGCAGTCCAGACGATAGCACTGTGAGAATGGCCTCTCCCACACAATCTGGCCCCCCCAGTGCAACCCACTCTCCAACTCACTCTCCTCTTCATCAGTCACCTGTGGAGGAAAAGACCCAGGGCTTCCCAGGACTGGAGCATCAAACACAGGAGGACCTTCATGATTCAGCCACCAAAACAGAAGATAAGGATGCAAAGAAAGATCAAGCAGAAAAGGAAGATAAAGTGGATAAGAATCAAAAATTGGATGCTGACATCAAGAATGTTGAGTCAGACACACTACCATCTGTGGAGAAATCATTTAAAAAAGACTTGCCTGTTacaaaagtggaagaaaaatgtgGTCTCTCCCCTTCCAAAGATGAGATGCAACAGAAGCATGAGACAACTCCTCTTACCTCTGAGTCAGTCACAGGCAAAGATGAAGCTTCCGTATCAGGAAAGGAATCTCTGACAGTAGACATTTATAGTGGTAAGGCTATACTCAAACACAGTGATGAGGAAGATGATGACCATCAACAAAAAGAATCCAACGTGTGCAGTAAGGCTAAATTCCCAAAGGAGAAGGAGAGTAGCTTCTTAGATTATGACGAAGGTGAGGATGATGACGATAATGATAGTTCTGATGTAAAACCCCTCAAACAGGACAtgaaggagaaagagacagaaaaatATGACTTTTATGAAGCTGAACCCATCAAGGAAGCGAAGAAAGAAACAGAAAAGGTTGGTACCACTGAAGCTGAACCCATCAAGGAAGATAAAGATGAGAAAGTGAAGGAAAAAGATGACATTCATGAAGCTGAACCCATCAAGGAAGCGAAGAAAGAAACAGAAAAGGTTGGTACCACTGAAGCTGAACCCATCAAGGTAGATAAAGATGAGAAAGTGAAGGAAAAAGATGACATTCATGAAGCAGAACCCAtcaaggaagagaagaaagaaacAGAAAAGGTTGGTACCACTGAAGCTGAACCCATCAAGGAAGATAAAGATGAGAAAGTGAAGGAAAAAGATGACATTCATGAAGCTGAACCCAtcaaggaagagaagaaagaaacAGAAAAGGTTGGTACCACTGAAGCTGAACCCATCAAGGAAGATAAAGATGAGAAAGTGAAGGAAAAAGATGACATTCATGAAGCTGAACCCATCAAGGAAGCGAAGAAAGAAACAGAAAAGGTTGGTTCCACTGAAGCTGAACCCATCAAGGAAGATAAAGATGAGAAAGTGAAGGAAAAAGCTGACATTCATGAAGCTGAACCCAtcaaggaagagaagaaagaaacAGAAAAGGTTGGTACCACTGAAGCTGAACCCATCAAGGAAGATAAAGATGAGAAAGTGAAGGAAAAAGATGACATTCATGAAGCTGAACCCATCAAGGAAGCAAAGAAAGAAACAGGAAAGGTTGGTACCACTGAAGCTGAACCCATCAAGGAAGATAAAGATGAGAAAGTGAAAGAAAAAGATGACATTCATGAAGCTGAACCCAtcaaggaagagaagaaagaaacAGAAAAGGTTGGTACCACTGAAGCTGAACCCAtcaaggaagagaagaaagagaaggagggagaaaaaGATGATACTTTTGAGTCTGAACCTACGAAAGAAGAAAAACAGAAAGAAATAGAGAGTATATTCACTTCTAAAGACGAGCTAAGCTCTTGTATCTCTACCTTTAAAGTGGAAACAGCCTCAGACTTCACCACAACAGAAGATAATTTTGTGGCTGAACCCATGAAAGATGAGAGGGATGACACTTGTAAGACTGATCCCTTCAAGGAggaaaagatagagagagaacatcCTCTTAAGTCTGAACCAATGAAAGAAGAGaaaatagaaaaagagagagatactTTTGACAGTGAACAGACTAAAGAAGAGCACAGAGAGCAAGAAAAGGATGATATGGCTGAATCCACCACGGGGGtcaagaaagaaaaagaaaacaatACTTTTTTTGAGATTGATGTCAGTCAGGAAGAAAAtatggagaaagagaaagatgatACTTATGTGGCTGAAGTCAGTAAAGAACAGAAGATGGAAAAGGAGAAAGAAAAAGAAGATACTAGTGATTTCGAAGACATCAAAgatgagaaaagagagaaagatagagatgaAAGTTATGAAGCTGAACCCATTAAAGGAGAGGAACGAGCAAAAGAAAATGACACAGCTGACACAGTCAAAGATGAGAAGAGCAAGAAAGAGACAGGAAAATATGATTCTCATGAGATTGAACCTACTAAAGAGGAGAAATGGGAGACAGATAAAGAGGAGGTGCAAGAGAAAGATCTAAAAGAGGCTTTACAACACAGCATACAGACAACAATGGTAGAAAGAATAGAGGTGACTTCTGCGACAAAGCTTGAATCTACATTTCAGGTTCAGTACTCAGATGgagatgaggaagatgaggaggaagatgaagaggaaTCCATTTGCATGGGTGGTGCAGGCTCAAGACCTTTGTCAGTGGAACCTAGACAATCAGAACACGACATCATCTCTCAAGACCTGCTCTCAACTCAGTCATCAGAGAATGTGCTTAGTGACCAAATGAAGGACAGCCACTCTGAACAGACCACTGGGCTTGTGTCTACATTACCAAAACGGGAGTCCTCTACTGATAAAGACCTCAAAGAGCAGCGTAAAGAGCAACAACATAGACTCTCCCCTGAACTAGAAAGGGACATCAAGACAACTGAGACCACATCAGGACCCCATCCCAGCCAAGAGTCCACAATTGGTTTCCCTACCTTGAAAGAGGAGCCAGTCTCTGCTATGCCTACCACCAAAGTAGAGCCAGCCTCTGACTACACCACTACAGACAAACAGTCTATAGGTTCAACACTATTAAGCACTGACAGCCAGGCTATGAgttccactctctctaacaccgATAGCCAGGCCAGTGTGACGGAATCCACCCAGCATGAAACACTGCTGCTTTCTATGACAACAAGCAAAGAAGCATCTAATACAGATGAAAAGACAAAGCATGTTTCTCCAAAAGAAGATGAGAAACCAGGCAAGGAAGCTGAGAGGGAAATGGAAAAAGAGCGGGAAGTTGCTTCCCCAGAGCACACACAACCTTGTTCATATTTTGTCTTGGATAAAGATTCTGAGAAGGTTCCCGAGAAAGTGAGCCACGTTGATGCTACGGAAGCAGACAGTGCCTCTGAAAAAGTGGAAGGTTTTGACAAAATGACAACAGAGAAGGAGACTGTCAGTGTGAGCTTGCAAGGGGAAAATCTGGGCTTTGGTGTGTCTAAGTATGAACCCTATGAAAATACCATTTCAAAAGAACAGGAATCAGACTATAAAGAAGACAGTGAGGTTTCTAGAGAGTTTGATCGGTCAACACAAATTGGCATTGATGATAATAGGAAAAATAGCCAGGCAGATGCTGGTGCAGCTGCACTCTACTCAGAGGATGAGGAAAAAGAGGAACCGCTGTCATTCAGCAGAGTTGATTACACCCCTCCACCTTTCACCGAGAGCGAGAGAAGCCTCCATTGCAGCTCAAGTGCCTTCACTGaacacaatgacaaagagaaaggTCAAGAGGAAGAGAGTGATCGGAAGGAGGGACAATCTACACCACATGTGGAAAACAGCTTTGTGTATACAGAGACTCAAGACAACAAAACCACCCCAGCAGCGGAGCCATGCTCATTTGCTTTCAGTCTCAAAGAAGATGAACCTGAAAAGGTTGAGGATGAAATGAAGGACAATATCAGGTCGGCCCCTCAAACATCTACAGGAGAGAAGGATAAGACTGGAGCATCTCCCAGTGTAGAGGAGTATTTGCCAGTCCAGTCAGGCAGAAAGGAAACAGCCTCTCCCTCATGGAGTCAATCCAACACCGGTGACAAAGCCTCTGCTACTGCCATGCCTTTTGAAGACATCCCTGAGAAGCAGAccacagagaaggagaaagagaaagaaaaagatgAGCCAGTGAAAGACAATATGGATTCATTTGATAGTGAGAGAGGAGACTCTCCCTCTGGTCGCTACTCACCAGCGGAAAAAGACACGTTACCTCATCAAGCTTTGCCTAAGGAAATGGACAATCGGGCCGCTGCTGCCCCCTTGGCCGCATATTCAGGACAGCTCCTAGACGATAATGTTCTTGCGTCTGAGTGCACTCAAATTGGCAGCTCTATCGCCAGTAAATCTACAATGGGCTATTTTGAGAGAGAAGACACTCCGGACAGTGTAGATAAGAGGCTACTGGTGGTGGGAGAGAattatgatgataatgatgaagaTGATGCAGAAGAAGAAGCCAGTGATCTAGATGTGGAGAAGGGCGTGAGAGAGCAGTCTGAAAAAGAAATCTGTAAAACTACATTGGATGGTACCACTACTTCTAAACTTCCTGTGACAAAGGAAGAGGACAAGAAGACCCTCTCACCCGAACCTGAACCCAGCCTCCTCAAAAAGGAGGAACCTTCCCATTCAATGAACACAAGCAGCCCTCCACTGGCAGATACTGCAGATTCCCTTTTGAAGAATGTAGTTGGGGCCTCGCCACTCCAGTCTGGCAGCTCCACTGCAATAGAACAAACAGGATCTGGAGGATATCCTTCTGAATCCTCAGAGTATTCAGAGGACAGCCAACTGGGGTTAAAGGAGGAGAGATTTGACAGTCCTGACCTCTCTTTGCCCACCAAGTCCAGTGAAGATAAACATTACAGTCAGGGAGATATTGAAGCTGACAGGCAGAGAACCCCAGATACCACTAGTAGAAAACCTGAGGAAGCTCCTTCGTGTTACTTCTCATCTGCCTCAGCTTTTCTATCAACCAGCCACCAGTTGGGGGAGGAGATAGAGACCCCTGTCAGAATGTCTAGTGGCCCCTACAGGACAGATTCGGAGGGTGCTTCCTTTGAGTATTCTTTATTCAAAGATGAAGACTCCTCAGCCATGCACTCAACCCTCTCAACCTCTGAGGTCATGTTAAAGGATGAGTACCTAGAGGCATCTGAAAAGCTTACCTCAACAACTACAGCTACATTCAGTCTGACAAAAGTATCTCCAGTCTTAGATACTCCAGCCAAAGACATTACTGAACACGACTCATCATCAAGCCCTGAGATGGACAAGGGTCAAACCTCGGATAACTTTCATAAACTTGAGGGCATTGTTGAAACCAAAACCATAACGTCTGCTGGAGCTTCAGAACCACCAAGTTCCCAGCTGTCCAAACCCGCTGGAACCATATCCACTTCAGGGGCTTTCTTTGAGGTTTCCCCATTGCAAAGTGCTGACTCTTCTGACAGAGAATCCCAGGGCTCAGCAGCCAGCAAAGAGTTCTACACTTGCAAAATGGAGGACAGTACTCTTCCATGCCGCATTGAATGCCAGAAATTTGCAGTGACAGAGCAAGAAGAAAGCATGTTGTCCATGGCTGAGACATACATGGTCACTATCAACTCCAGTACAACCACAACAGTGTCCCAATCTGATGTGGTGACAAAACCCCAGAGGTCAACTGAAGCTTCTTCCAACGGGCCTACTGAGGTTAGCACAAGTCCCCAAGAAGTCCTCAGTGGAGCTAGCAAAGCCCCTTTTGCCACAACAGCAGATCTGCCTGAAACAGAACAGAAAAAGGAGGAAAAAGAGACAAAGGATGAGAAAGATAAGATGGTAATGAAAGAGGAAGAAAATAAGGAGATCAAGGTAGAGACCCTAAAGGAGGACACCAAAATGCCAgagcagaaggaggaggagaagaaagagacGGATGAGAAGACAGAGGTGGCTGGAGAGAAGGAAAaggtagaggagaaggagaaagtaGAGGAAAATAAGttggaggagaaagagaaagacgggaaggcagaggagaagaaaGACAAGACTgatgagaaagagaaggagatgaAGAAGGGAGAGAAGATGGTCGAAAGGAGGAGGAGTAGCATATCTGACTGGGAACTCCTACAAGGGCCGGGCGCATGCCCAAGTGCCCCTCCTCCAGGCTATGAAGACGACGAGGAAGAAGCGTATGAAACGGAAGAAGCGGAAGAAGCAGAGGAAGAATATGGTAAAAAAGAATGGGTAACCACAGGCGAGCCCACCCCTCTGTCCACAGCAGAACATGCCCACCATACAAAGGCATCTGCAAAAACAGATGGAGAATCCAGTTGCCCCACTGACTTGCATATGGAGGCTACCTCCACCTCCCCCCCTGGCTATTCCTCATGTGAATTCAAACACCGCAAAGGGGAGATCTCCCCATCCTTCATCAACCCCAGTCCACACGCCCTCTCCAGCGATGATGGCGAAGAGGACAAAGGGAGCGACCACTCTCCAGAGGGGGATGAAGATGACCGTGAGCAACACTCAGTCAAGAGGAGGTCTCACAAGCAGAAGCGACATCACATTCAAAGTGGAGCTGCTGGAGCTGGAGAGGGATCGCACCCAGTTACAATACCTCCTGGTGGCATGGCAACTGGACTTGGGGTAGTGCTAGCTGGAGAGGAGACACCCCCCACATCAGCAAGCGACTCGTTGGCGTCCCAGTCGGACTCGGACGTACCTCCAGAGACCGAGGAGTGCCCGTCGATTACAGCAGAGGGAAACCTGGACTCGGATGAAGATGCAGAACACCTGCCGGTGGATAAACTATCTGCCTCTACCACAGGAGGGGGCCCCCAACCCCCTTCGCCCAGATCAGATCAGGCCcacgaccccccacctgcccccATGAAGGACCCCCTCCCCCACCCGCCTCACCCTGATGTGTGCATGGTGGACCCAGAGGGCCTCCCTGACAACCAGAGCAGCACAGAGAAAATGCTCAAGAAGGACCACAAGACCACCAAGAGCCTGCGGAAGGGCCTGGGCAAGCCTAAGTCTGCGTCCCCAGCCCGGAAGGGGAAGATGTCCACCACCCCTGTGAAGCAGGCCTCCAAGGATTCCTCGCCTCGATCTGCCTCTCTGAGGAGGAGGGACACGGAAAGGAGCTCCAGACTGACATGGATGTCTGAGGGCCTGGGATCCAAGGGGGACCTACACGCTCCAGGGAAAGGCCTGGTGAACGGCGTCAAGAGCAATTTGG gtaCAAACTCCCAGAAATCTAGTTCAGCTGTCCCCCCTGGTCCTCCAATCTATGTGGACCTGGCCTACGTGCCCAACCACTGCAGTGCTAAGAACGTGGACCAGGAGTTCTTCAAGCGGGTACGTGCTGCGTACTACGTGGTAAGCGGCAATGACCCGGCCGGTGGAGAGCCCAGTCGTGGGGTCCTGGATGCCCTGCTCGAGGGCAAGGCCGCGTGGGGCTCCAATCTACAG